The Streptomyces laurentii genome contains a region encoding:
- a CDS encoding abortive phage infection (identified by MetaGeneAnnotator; putative;~sequence version:1), translated as MNAPRSRSGKPDLKTQVRQVGNALQAVYADLLDTSDLAVTEGEGFEVRRTSRALAAQAVRIVTGFSPKDAAATVIDGDLDQGIDAIAVVEGAEPHVYLVQSKWSKDGKAKDERKAVLELLAGLRLIDEENFAPFNPRGRRLAERAKSVMDQGAVKVTQVVVLMRPDIPSDGFMQAIQNGEDEFNKYGEVLGHRIILAPEVWASVRADQVPTPVVLTAELYPWFGMGSDALYESYQGVVDAEQVAGWAQQAEKDGTDLFNLNIRRPLGRTPINNALVSTLTEEPANFWYYNNGITVLCDRVEKTERSKLAPHQKPLMLTLHNASVVNGAQTVRAVAEALEKADAAAVAKINVRIIVTHAAKEFASDTTRATNRQNSVGDRDFVALDPVQGKILEEMRAELGLEYGVQRSEAGIPEESGCTVVEAAVALACAHADSQYAARIAFTLDPLWERGSQGVYDTLFRPRPGVYLLWNAVQVVREVRRCLIDLRKRYEGRAAALTEHGTYLLAHLVFRLLDTEGIDEPDTKLTWAEEARKQTKDLVKRLLPVTIQVIDGLSERRPQIRAVCSDAGRCAEVTEQVVEIMTGSQDGSSPDTYRRVRPARKRRRPNAVHVLVDRRVLEDGDPLTLSTVQPAEADALKAWLAEDPRRSRATWTNHRTKPVVWAADGHQYSPSGLITLMWERAGWADRPVANQGTARWVTPSGDTLADLAWRTLGDLDEPDDSDDEPGRRAEDDTYR; from the coding sequence ATGAACGCACCGCGGTCCAGGAGCGGGAAGCCCGACCTGAAGACCCAGGTCAGGCAGGTGGGCAATGCCCTGCAGGCGGTCTACGCCGACCTGCTGGACACCAGCGATCTGGCGGTCACCGAAGGAGAGGGGTTCGAGGTTCGACGGACCTCCAGGGCGCTGGCCGCGCAGGCGGTGCGGATCGTCACCGGATTCAGCCCGAAGGACGCGGCCGCCACCGTCATCGACGGAGATCTCGACCAGGGCATCGACGCGATCGCCGTGGTCGAGGGGGCCGAACCGCACGTGTACCTCGTCCAGAGCAAGTGGAGCAAGGACGGCAAGGCCAAGGACGAGCGCAAAGCAGTGCTCGAACTCCTCGCCGGACTCAGGCTCATCGACGAGGAGAACTTCGCCCCGTTCAACCCGCGCGGCCGGAGGCTGGCGGAGCGCGCCAAGTCCGTCATGGACCAAGGGGCCGTCAAGGTCACCCAGGTCGTGGTGCTGATGCGCCCCGACATCCCCAGCGACGGCTTCATGCAGGCCATACAGAATGGCGAGGACGAGTTCAACAAGTACGGTGAGGTCCTCGGCCACCGCATCATCCTGGCCCCTGAGGTCTGGGCATCCGTGCGCGCCGACCAGGTACCCACGCCAGTGGTCCTGACCGCAGAGCTGTACCCCTGGTTCGGCATGGGATCCGACGCGCTGTACGAGTCCTACCAAGGAGTCGTCGACGCGGAGCAGGTGGCCGGCTGGGCGCAGCAGGCGGAGAAGGACGGGACGGACCTGTTCAACCTCAACATCCGGCGTCCCTTGGGCCGTACACCCATCAACAACGCCCTGGTCTCCACCCTCACCGAGGAGCCCGCCAACTTCTGGTACTACAACAATGGCATCACCGTGCTGTGCGACCGCGTCGAGAAGACCGAACGGTCAAAGCTCGCCCCTCACCAGAAGCCCCTGATGCTGACCCTGCACAATGCCAGTGTGGTGAACGGCGCCCAGACCGTGCGCGCTGTGGCGGAGGCGCTGGAGAAGGCGGACGCGGCGGCCGTGGCCAAGATCAACGTGCGAATCATCGTCACGCACGCGGCCAAGGAGTTCGCCAGCGACACCACACGCGCTACCAACCGCCAGAACAGCGTGGGCGACCGTGACTTCGTCGCTCTCGACCCCGTCCAGGGCAAGATTCTCGAAGAGATGCGGGCCGAACTCGGCCTGGAGTACGGGGTGCAGCGCAGTGAGGCCGGCATCCCCGAGGAATCCGGCTGCACGGTCGTCGAGGCCGCTGTTGCCCTGGCCTGCGCCCACGCCGACAGCCAGTACGCGGCCCGGATCGCGTTCACTCTCGACCCGCTGTGGGAGCGAGGATCTCAGGGCGTCTACGACACACTGTTCCGCCCCAGGCCGGGTGTCTATCTGCTGTGGAACGCCGTCCAGGTGGTTCGTGAGGTACGGCGCTGCCTGATCGACCTCCGCAAGCGCTACGAAGGCAGGGCCGCCGCACTGACGGAGCACGGCACCTACCTCCTGGCCCACCTGGTGTTCCGGCTCCTCGACACCGAGGGGATCGACGAGCCCGACACCAAGCTGACCTGGGCCGAAGAGGCCAGGAAACAGACCAAGGACCTCGTCAAGAGGCTGCTGCCCGTCACCATCCAGGTCATCGACGGGCTCTCCGAGCGGCGCCCGCAGATCCGGGCCGTGTGCTCGGACGCCGGACGCTGCGCCGAGGTCACCGAGCAGGTCGTCGAGATCATGACGGGGAGCCAGGACGGCTCCTCGCCAGACACGTACCGGCGCGTCCGCCCGGCCCGTAAGCGCCGTCGCCCCAACGCCGTCCACGTCCTCGTCGACAGGCGCGTTCTGGAAGACGGCGATCCGCTCACGCTCAGCACGGTCCAGCCAGCGGAGGCCGATGCGCTCAAGGCATGGCTTGCGGAGGACCCGCGACGCTCCCGAGCCACCTGGACGAACCACCGGACGAAGCCGGTTGTCTGGGCGGCCGACGGGCACCAGTACTCGCCCTCCGGTCTGATCACCCTCATGTGGGAACGTGCCGGATGGGCGGACCGCCCCGTGGCCAACCAGGGCACGGCCCGCTGGGTCACCCCCTCGGGTGACACTCTCGCCGACCTCGCGTGGCGGACTCTCGGAGACCTGGATGAGCCGGACGACTCCGATGACGAGCCGGGCCGCCGGGCCGAGGACGACACCTACAGGTAG
- a CDS encoding hypothetical protein (identified by MetaGeneAnnotator; putative;~sequence version:1) has product MITSLGIRHFKRFAEASFALRPLTVLTGLNGTGKSTVIQALLLARQLVDSPASRVVRLNGPYGLALGEAHELLHPDAPDSVIGVRVERDDAVPTADLSFAVPDEQALYLEVAGSVDAPLPDPAGQGRAFTYLCAERLGPRDQLAVCAEHPELLGVGVRGEYTAQVLALHESRPVRPELRHPDTESTHGVTVLRTQAEMWASEIIRPIEISAQWPPGITASTIRFREPGLLSEAIRPANMGFGFSYALPVIVAGLLTRPGDLLIVENPEAHLHPGGQSELGRFLARVAGAGVQVIVETHSDHVINGVRLGVAEDRAVDPTSVLIHFFGAETAGSVPIELTDRGELSTWPDGFFDQIERDLGRLARARRRRK; this is encoded by the coding sequence GTGATCACGTCGCTGGGCATCCGCCACTTCAAGCGCTTCGCCGAGGCATCGTTCGCCCTGCGCCCGCTGACCGTCCTGACCGGCCTCAACGGCACGGGCAAGAGCACGGTCATCCAGGCCCTGCTCCTCGCCCGCCAGCTCGTCGACTCCCCGGCAAGCCGTGTGGTGCGGCTCAACGGCCCCTATGGGCTCGCTCTTGGTGAGGCGCACGAGCTGCTGCACCCCGACGCCCCGGACTCGGTGATCGGCGTCAGGGTCGAGCGCGACGACGCCGTGCCGACCGCTGACCTCAGCTTCGCCGTACCCGACGAGCAGGCTCTCTATCTTGAAGTCGCGGGATCCGTCGACGCCCCGCTTCCCGATCCGGCCGGCCAGGGGCGCGCCTTCACCTATCTCTGCGCCGAACGTCTCGGCCCCCGGGACCAGCTCGCCGTCTGTGCCGAGCATCCCGAGCTGCTCGGGGTCGGGGTTCGCGGCGAGTACACGGCCCAGGTCCTCGCTCTGCACGAAAGCCGGCCCGTACGGCCGGAGTTGCGGCATCCGGACACCGAGTCGACCCACGGCGTCACCGTCCTGCGTACCCAGGCCGAGATGTGGGCGTCCGAGATCATCCGCCCCATCGAGATCAGTGCCCAGTGGCCGCCAGGGATCACGGCGAGCACGATTCGATTCAGGGAACCCGGCTTGCTGAGCGAGGCGATCCGTCCCGCGAACATGGGGTTCGGATTCTCGTACGCGTTGCCGGTCATCGTGGCGGGCCTGCTGACCCGGCCCGGAGACCTTCTGATCGTGGAGAATCCGGAGGCGCACCTGCACCCGGGGGGCCAGTCCGAACTGGGTCGTTTCCTCGCGCGGGTTGCGGGAGCGGGGGTCCAGGTCATCGTGGAGACCCACAGCGACCACGTGATCAACGGTGTCCGGCTCGGCGTCGCCGAGGACCGGGCCGTCGACCCGACATCCGTGCTGATCCATTTCTTCGGGGCGGAGACGGCCGGCTCCGTACCCATCGAGCTCACCGACAGGGGTGAGCTGAGCACATGGCCGGACGGATTCTTCGACCAGATCGAGCGAGACCTGGGGAGGCTGGCACGTGCAAGGCGCAGGAGGAAGTGA
- a CDS encoding uvrD/REP helicase (Family description; pfam13538;~PFAM: UvrD/REP helicase; KEGG: scb:SCAB_16391 DNA helicase II;~Superfamily I DNA and RNA helicases [DNA replication,recombination, and repair]; COG0210;~UvrD/REP helicase [Streptomyces flavogriseus ATCC33331];~identified by MetaGeneAnnotator; putative): MPRLAFDIDFCAQLPKLQGTVRKGVFDAWEKFERLTLNQLFKDPGLKLESLKEARDRHIRTIRIDQGTRGVVLAPDSGETYVLLRVLPHDEANAWAVKQKASINAVTRAVEIRDIAVLEELTPAYERIAPEPEQRLFAKISDGDFAALGVDGTTLRQARVLTTADQLEAFAPYFPQDQREVLEYLAAGFTVEEVWRDVVAVNLAASDSAEPVNPGDYETAIRHSRARIALVTGSEELREILDKPFAAWRVFLHPSQHKVAYRASYSGPAQVTGGPGTGKTVVALHRVRHLLRHLRDGDRILLTTYTNALVAALRAGLAELVDDETLRDRVDIVTVDAFAGRLLSTSRRPLRADEETVRWQQAARAVGATVSPQFLAQEYKHVVLAQDLRTYAQYESAERKGRGNALPVAARPPVWSAVEEFTARLATDGLRTYLGTCVEATDLLERTGPRYRHVVVDEAQDLHPAQWRLLRAAAPGRPDDLFIAGDPHQRIYDNKVSLKAVGIKVAGRSTKMRKNYRSTHEILSWSTALLVGRPFAELEDDTRHETLLGYRSALHGNGPETHAADTSEAELTALVARVRGWLDDGVALGEIGVSARFNRTCDQVVERLTAAGIPARRLRADRLGEAHAVSVGTMHSFKGLEYRCVAVVGVHDGAVPFPRAVTPVGVDRLQHEADLLAERCLLFVACTRARDGLYVSWAGEPSPFLLTAGV, encoded by the coding sequence ATGCCCCGCCTCGCCTTCGACATCGACTTCTGCGCCCAGCTCCCCAAACTTCAGGGGACAGTCCGCAAGGGGGTGTTCGACGCCTGGGAGAAGTTCGAGCGCCTCACTCTGAACCAGCTGTTCAAGGACCCGGGTCTGAAGCTTGAATCGCTCAAGGAAGCCCGTGACCGGCACATCCGGACGATCCGGATCGACCAGGGTACCCGCGGGGTCGTGCTGGCACCCGACAGCGGGGAGACGTACGTCCTGCTGCGGGTGCTGCCGCACGACGAGGCGAACGCGTGGGCGGTCAAGCAGAAGGCCAGCATCAACGCGGTCACCCGGGCCGTCGAGATCCGCGACATCGCCGTACTCGAGGAGCTCACCCCCGCGTACGAACGGATCGCACCCGAACCCGAGCAGCGGCTCTTCGCGAAGATCTCGGATGGCGATTTCGCGGCCCTCGGCGTCGACGGGACCACGCTGCGTCAGGCCCGGGTCCTGACCACGGCGGATCAGCTGGAGGCGTTCGCGCCGTACTTCCCCCAGGATCAGCGTGAAGTGCTGGAGTATCTGGCCGCCGGGTTCACGGTGGAGGAGGTGTGGCGTGACGTGGTGGCCGTCAACCTGGCTGCCTCCGACAGCGCGGAACCGGTGAACCCGGGCGACTACGAGACCGCCATCCGGCACAGCCGCGCCCGCATCGCCCTGGTCACCGGATCGGAGGAACTGCGCGAGATCCTCGACAAGCCCTTCGCCGCGTGGCGGGTCTTCCTGCACCCCTCCCAGCACAAGGTGGCCTACCGAGCCTCCTACTCCGGTCCGGCCCAGGTCACCGGCGGCCCGGGCACCGGCAAGACCGTCGTCGCGCTGCACCGCGTACGCCATCTGCTCCGCCACCTGCGCGACGGCGACCGGATCCTGCTCACCACGTACACCAACGCCCTGGTGGCGGCCCTGCGCGCGGGCCTCGCCGAGCTCGTCGACGACGAGACGCTCCGGGACCGGGTGGACATCGTGACCGTCGACGCGTTCGCCGGGCGGTTGCTGTCCACCTCGCGCCGCCCCCTGCGCGCCGACGAGGAGACGGTCCGCTGGCAGCAGGCCGCCAGGGCGGTCGGCGCCACCGTGAGCCCCCAGTTCCTCGCCCAGGAGTACAAGCACGTCGTCCTCGCCCAGGACCTGCGTACGTACGCGCAGTACGAATCCGCCGAGCGAAAGGGCCGGGGCAATGCGCTGCCCGTGGCCGCTCGGCCGCCGGTGTGGAGTGCCGTCGAGGAGTTCACCGCCCGGCTCGCCACCGACGGGCTGCGGACCTACCTCGGCACCTGCGTGGAGGCCACGGACCTGCTGGAGCGGACCGGGCCGCGCTACCGGCATGTCGTCGTGGACGAGGCCCAGGACCTGCACCCCGCCCAGTGGCGCCTCCTGCGCGCCGCTGCCCCCGGTCGCCCGGACGACCTGTTCATCGCCGGCGACCCACACCAGCGCATCTACGACAACAAGGTCTCGCTGAAGGCGGTCGGCATCAAGGTCGCGGGGCGGTCGACGAAGATGCGCAAGAACTACCGCTCCACCCACGAGATCCTCAGCTGGTCCACCGCCCTGCTCGTCGGCCGCCCCTTCGCGGAACTCGAGGACGACACCCGCCACGAGACACTGCTCGGATACCGCTCGGCCCTGCACGGGAACGGCCCCGAGACACACGCGGCCGACACTTCGGAGGCCGAGCTGACGGCGCTCGTCGCCCGCGTCCGCGGCTGGCTGGACGACGGCGTCGCCCTCGGGGAGATCGGCGTGAGCGCCCGCTTCAACCGGACCTGCGACCAGGTCGTGGAACGCCTGACCGCTGCCGGGATCCCCGCCCGTCGCCTGCGCGCGGACCGGCTCGGGGAGGCCCACGCGGTGAGCGTGGGGACGATGCACTCCTTCAAGGGGCTTGAATACCGCTGCGTCGCGGTGGTCGGAGTCCACGACGGAGCGGTGCCGTTTCCCCGCGCGGTCACACCCGTGGGCGTCGACCGTCTCCAGCACGAGGCGGACCTTCTGGCGGAACGCTGTCTGCTGTTCGTCGCCTGCACCCGGGCCCGCGACGGTCTGTACGTGTCCTGGGCGGGCGAGCCGAGTCCCTTCCTGCTCACCGCCGGAGTATGA
- a CDS encoding hypothetical protein (identified by MetaGeneAnnotator; putative;~sequence version:1) — protein sequence MTTSETAPPPVLEEYFLDQPTGVEAETEDEAIPEIERPWKPEQIRVNTKQFSLRNALDMIDDDSLELAPDFQRGRVWKHVQKSRLIESVLLQIPLPAFYFAEDAEGFMRVVDGLQRLSTIHDFVRGEGTSGFALKGLEYLGDSVEGKRFEDLPAPWKRRINNAQIMAHVIDPTTPPDVMYDIFKRINTGGTPLNAQEIRHCMSKDRSRRILKEMTSSDEFNAATNDLGGHERMNDREMALRFAAFWIHGPNEYARFGAMDPFLQRTTAILDSPSEVDDSRVERLMADFRRAMENARLVFEDQAFRKWSLYPNQGKSPINRALFEAWAITLAAYEGHDLEGRRHLIVHAARELMTRDYRYLEAITSSTGDTKRVRYRFDATRQAAEARL from the coding sequence ATGACGACCTCGGAGACCGCACCGCCCCCCGTTCTTGAGGAGTATTTCCTCGACCAGCCGACCGGAGTCGAGGCGGAGACCGAGGACGAGGCGATCCCGGAGATCGAGCGCCCTTGGAAACCCGAGCAGATTCGGGTCAATACCAAGCAGTTCTCGCTGCGCAACGCCCTGGACATGATCGACGACGATTCGCTGGAGCTCGCTCCCGACTTCCAGCGCGGACGAGTCTGGAAGCATGTGCAGAAGTCACGGCTCATCGAATCGGTGCTGCTTCAGATTCCGTTGCCGGCGTTCTATTTCGCCGAGGACGCCGAAGGGTTCATGCGGGTCGTGGACGGACTTCAGCGTCTTTCGACGATCCACGACTTCGTGCGAGGCGAGGGGACGTCGGGTTTCGCGCTCAAGGGGCTCGAATACCTGGGTGATTCAGTGGAGGGGAAGCGGTTCGAGGACCTTCCCGCTCCGTGGAAGCGGCGCATCAACAACGCGCAGATCATGGCCCATGTCATCGACCCGACAACCCCGCCCGATGTCATGTACGACATTTTCAAGCGCATCAACACCGGCGGGACTCCGCTCAACGCGCAGGAGATCCGGCACTGTATGAGCAAGGACCGCAGCAGGCGGATCCTCAAGGAGATGACGTCGTCGGACGAATTCAACGCGGCCACGAATGATCTCGGTGGCCATGAGCGCATGAACGACCGGGAGATGGCTCTCCGGTTCGCCGCCTTCTGGATTCACGGGCCGAATGAGTACGCGCGATTCGGGGCGATGGATCCGTTCCTCCAGCGCACCACCGCCATACTCGACAGCCCGAGCGAGGTGGACGACAGCCGGGTGGAACGCCTCATGGCCGACTTCCGCCGCGCCATGGAGAACGCACGCCTGGTCTTCGAGGATCAGGCGTTCCGGAAATGGTCGCTCTACCCGAACCAGGGCAAGTCCCCGATCAACCGGGCACTCTTCGAAGCATGGGCGATCACCCTGGCGGCATACGAGGGCCATGATCTCGAGGGTCGCAGGCACCTCATCGTTCACGCGGCGCGTGAACTGATGACCCGGGACTACCGCTATCTGGAAGCCATCACCTCGTCCACCGGTGACACCAAGCGCGTCAGGTACCGCTTCGACGCCACCCGGCAGGCCGCCGAGGCACGCCTGTGA
- a CDS encoding serine/threonine protein kinase (ATP binding site [chemical binding];~Protein Kinases, catalytic domain; cl09925;~Serine/Threonine protein kinases, catalytic domain; smart00220;~Tetratricopeptide repeat; pfam13424;~activation loop (A-loop);~identified by MetaGeneAnnotator; putative;~serine/threonine protein kinase [Streptomyces sp. Mg1];~substrate binding site [chemical binding]), with translation MATGAGTVSQRMISGRYELLEELSHGGMGDVWRGYDAVLDRPVAVKLIRPQAVTSPQMADELAKRFRREARITARIQHPGVPQVYDAVLDDTHEHLFLVMELVEGVPLSGYVDPVRPLPVSWAVAVAAQVVTVLSHAHDVPVIHRDLKPSNILVAHDGTVKVLDFGIAAILRTDATKLTATGSPIGTSQYMSPEQARGGRVTPRADLYALGCVLHELLCGRRLFQADNELVLMYQHVSAAPTPLRQLRADVPVALEELVLHLLRKAPEERPADVQEVYERLRPFLPTAGQEPVPGEKGPTGVPDPTGLFRHPYAPRSRPRPSTASVPAPHGEPVPAPLPVPAELRAEIDEAYAHSDALLEEERFTQAVEVLSEIIEPAGRALGKENREVLELRVQRAAIRLLGGDYRAALPEFTALADAYGRIAGPTSERARACRAQAARCRAELGQVTEALSALESVLAVVRSVDSDVSEEAIELRRDIGMLLLAQGRASDARVVLEPLHGDLNVVYGPADELTVEVAEALALIRLDLDGQEA, from the coding sequence ATGGCGACGGGGGCGGGCACGGTGTCGCAGCGAATGATCTCCGGGCGGTACGAGCTCCTGGAGGAGCTCAGTCACGGCGGCATGGGTGATGTATGGCGCGGCTACGACGCCGTCCTGGACCGGCCGGTCGCCGTGAAACTCATCCGGCCCCAGGCCGTCACCTCACCGCAGATGGCGGACGAACTGGCCAAGCGGTTCCGGCGCGAGGCCCGCATCACGGCTCGGATCCAGCATCCCGGTGTGCCGCAGGTCTACGACGCGGTCCTCGACGACACGCACGAGCACCTGTTCCTCGTCATGGAACTGGTCGAGGGCGTACCTCTGTCCGGCTACGTCGACCCCGTCCGGCCCCTGCCCGTGAGCTGGGCCGTGGCCGTCGCGGCCCAGGTGGTCACCGTGCTCTCGCACGCCCACGACGTGCCGGTTATCCACCGCGACCTCAAGCCGAGCAACATCCTCGTCGCCCACGACGGGACGGTGAAGGTCCTCGACTTCGGCATCGCGGCCATCCTGCGCACCGACGCGACCAAGCTGACCGCGACCGGAAGTCCGATCGGGACCTCCCAGTACATGTCACCCGAACAGGCCCGCGGCGGGCGGGTCACCCCGCGAGCGGACCTCTACGCGCTCGGGTGCGTCCTCCACGAACTGCTCTGCGGACGGCGCCTGTTCCAGGCGGACAACGAGTTGGTCCTCATGTACCAGCACGTCAGCGCCGCCCCCACACCGCTGCGGCAGCTGCGAGCCGACGTTCCGGTGGCCCTGGAGGAACTCGTTCTCCATCTGCTCCGCAAGGCCCCGGAGGAGCGGCCCGCCGACGTCCAGGAGGTGTACGAGCGGCTGCGGCCCTTCCTCCCGACGGCCGGCCAAGAGCCGGTGCCCGGTGAGAAGGGCCCGACCGGGGTGCCGGACCCCACGGGCCTGTTCCGCCACCCGTACGCGCCGCGCTCACGCCCGCGCCCCTCGACCGCTTCCGTACCGGCGCCGCACGGAGAGCCGGTCCCCGCGCCCCTCCCCGTACCGGCCGAACTCCGGGCGGAGATCGACGAGGCGTACGCGCACTCCGACGCCCTGCTCGAAGAGGAGCGGTTCACCCAGGCCGTCGAGGTACTGAGCGAGATCATCGAACCGGCCGGCCGCGCGCTCGGCAAGGAGAACCGGGAGGTTCTCGAACTGCGTGTCCAGCGGGCGGCGATCCGGCTCCTCGGCGGCGACTACCGGGCCGCGCTGCCCGAGTTCACCGCACTCGCCGACGCGTACGGCCGTATCGCCGGACCCACCAGCGAACGGGCCCGGGCCTGCCGGGCCCAGGCCGCCCGCTGCCGGGCCGAACTCGGCCAGGTGACAGAGGCGCTCTCGGCCCTGGAATCGGTACTTGCCGTCGTCCGGTCCGTGGACAGCGACGTCAGCGAAGAGGCCATCGAACTGCGCCGCGACATCGGCATGCTGCTGCTCGCCCAGGGCCGCGCGTCCGACGCCCGCGTCGTACTCGAACCACTGCACGGCGACCTGAACGTCGTCTACGGGCCCGCGGACGAGCTGACCGTGGAGGTCGCCGAGGCCCTGGCGCTCATCAGGCTGGATCTCGACGGCCAGGAGGCCTGA
- a CDS encoding hypothetical protein (identified by MetaGeneAnnotator; putative;~sequence version:1): protein MVDESSFDFRGLTEERLTDAMDEFSDTLDGLRGTYTVAVSPWWFDAECADGRDLHDVLYEGGTPKAGRDARLRMARLMDRCAPWDPDLPGLPDEVTMKGEEPSLALSVGYAWWHAGNQRHMGCLVFPVPGRRGWHLVSAVGPETAGPAERELYFLAGSHELPEFWRSLFVRENVREHDFIERAREAFPGLDFAESLTFRKFDGGYGRMRDWVVHVLTVVNDHFPDALVMHSGVAANIQAELGRHGLVLSPESPNTRSKARIMRQRDVITRICSASGGRPPCAGVRPRHGRRTAPAGPRNI from the coding sequence GTGGTCGACGAGTCCTCGTTCGATTTCCGGGGGCTCACCGAGGAGCGGCTGACCGATGCGATGGACGAGTTCAGCGACACCCTCGACGGGCTGAGGGGGACGTACACCGTCGCCGTCTCGCCGTGGTGGTTCGACGCGGAGTGCGCGGATGGACGTGACCTCCATGACGTTCTCTACGAAGGCGGGACACCGAAGGCCGGGCGCGACGCGAGGCTGCGGATGGCCAGGCTCATGGACCGCTGCGCGCCCTGGGATCCGGACCTGCCCGGCCTGCCCGACGAGGTCACGATGAAGGGGGAGGAACCGTCCCTCGCGCTCTCCGTCGGATACGCCTGGTGGCATGCCGGCAACCAGCGTCATATGGGATGCCTGGTCTTCCCCGTGCCCGGACGACGAGGGTGGCACCTGGTGTCGGCAGTGGGCCCGGAGACGGCGGGGCCGGCGGAGCGGGAACTGTACTTCCTCGCGGGTTCGCACGAGCTCCCGGAGTTCTGGCGGTCGTTGTTCGTCCGTGAGAACGTCCGAGAGCATGACTTCATCGAACGGGCGCGGGAGGCGTTTCCCGGACTGGACTTCGCGGAGTCGCTCACTTTCCGGAAGTTCGACGGCGGCTATGGCCGAATGAGGGACTGGGTCGTCCACGTCCTCACCGTGGTGAACGATCATTTCCCGGACGCCTTGGTCATGCACTCGGGGGTGGCGGCGAACATCCAGGCGGAACTCGGCCGTCACGGTCTCGTGCTCTCCCCGGAGAGCCCCAACACGCGCTCCAAAGCACGCATCATGCGACAGCGGGATGTGATTACGAGGATCTGCTCGGCGAGCGGGGGACGGCCGCCCTGCGCCGGCGTGCGGCCGAGGCATGGCAGGCGAACCGCACCGGCTGGGCCGAGAAACATCTGA
- a CDS encoding hypothetical protein (identified by MetaGeneAnnotator; putative;~sequence version:1), with the protein MRRLAKSGRDIDTVIAVHAADLAPNGHTHLLIARELDTVGRTAEAQEWAERGIRETEDLAGVDTALVDHLADRYTRTGRSADAVTLRRDHFTARRTLLTYRQLRAAAVAAACWTAEREKALALLRDDAERTDTYGHRVLVDALLDDKDVDAAWQAAHEHGAHDGQWLTLADQSCPTRPANALAVYLRLAARLTRETGNRAYEQLVSLLLNIRDCHRHLGTPDDFTAYVTDLRAAQKRKRNLMWLMDQHGL; encoded by the coding sequence ATGCGGCGCCTGGCGAAGTCGGGGCGGGACATCGACACGGTGATCGCCGTCCACGCCGCCGACCTTGCGCCCAACGGCCACACCCACCTGCTCATCGCCCGCGAACTCGACACCGTTGGTCGTACCGCCGAAGCCCAGGAATGGGCCGAGCGCGGCATCCGGGAGACCGAGGACTTGGCCGGCGTCGACACCGCCCTGGTCGACCACCTCGCCGACCGCTACACCCGGACCGGCCGGTCGGCCGATGCTGTCACCCTGCGCCGTGACCACTTCACCGCCCGCCGCACCCTGCTCACCTACCGGCAGCTGCGCGCCGCGGCCGTCGCCGCCGCGTGCTGGACGGCCGAACGCGAGAAGGCACTGGCGCTGCTCCGTGACGACGCCGAACGGACGGACACGTACGGTCACCGGGTTCTCGTCGACGCCCTGCTAGACGACAAGGACGTCGACGCCGCCTGGCAGGCAGCCCACGAGCACGGCGCCCACGACGGTCAGTGGCTCACCCTCGCCGACCAGTCCTGTCCGACCCGCCCCGCAAACGCCCTGGCCGTCTACCTCCGACTCGCCGCCCGTCTCACCCGCGAGACAGGCAACCGCGCCTACGAACAGCTCGTCAGCCTGCTCCTGAACATCCGCGACTGCCACCGCCACCTCGGTACACCCGACGACTTCACCGCATACGTCACCGACCTGCGCGCCGCCCAGAAGCGCAAACGGAACCTGATGTGGCTGATGGACCAGCACGGCTTGTAG